A part of Melittangium boletus DSM 14713 genomic DNA contains:
- a CDS encoding PLP-dependent aminotransferase family protein: MLELPLETLHGALVDPVLLSMNLLNDIATHHPNAISFAAGRPFEELFQVNQLHEYLDAFVAYLSNDLGQNAAQVRRTLFQYGRTKGVMHHLVAKYLEVDEGIRVDPESIVVTVGAQEAMFLVLRALRTDERDAVLAVMPAYFGLTGAARLLDMPVVPVASGPTGIDLDDLGRQLTATRKRGLRTRALYLVPDFSNPTGVSLDLTTRRRLLDIAAEHELLLIEDDAYGLFHAAPGERTPTLKALDTERVVLHIGSFAKTGLPGARVGFVVADQPVTRQGAVVGPLADQLSLIKSNVTLNTSPVAQAIVGGKLLRNGHSMLAANKREIEIYRRNLQQVLSGLARRFPAGGPVSWNTPGGGFFIVVTVPFPVDDKSLERSAREHGVIWTPMHHFYANLDHSQQLRLSFSLLTPELIDEGLERLAGFIAAESKLP, from the coding sequence ATGCTCGAATTGCCTTTGGAGACACTGCACGGGGCACTGGTCGACCCTGTGCTGTTGTCAATGAATCTGTTGAATGACATCGCGACCCACCATCCGAATGCCATTTCATTCGCCGCGGGCAGACCCTTCGAGGAGCTGTTCCAGGTAAACCAGTTGCACGAATACCTGGACGCCTTCGTCGCCTACCTGTCCAACGATCTCGGGCAGAACGCCGCGCAGGTGCGGCGCACCTTGTTCCAGTATGGACGGACCAAGGGCGTCATGCACCACCTGGTCGCGAAGTATCTCGAGGTCGACGAGGGCATCCGGGTCGATCCGGAGTCCATCGTGGTGACGGTGGGCGCCCAGGAGGCGATGTTCCTGGTGCTCAGGGCCTTGCGGACCGATGAGCGAGACGCTGTGCTGGCCGTGATGCCGGCTTACTTCGGGCTCACTGGCGCGGCGCGGCTGCTCGACATGCCCGTGGTCCCGGTCGCCAGCGGCCCCACCGGCATCGATCTCGACGATCTGGGGCGCCAGTTGACCGCCACGCGGAAGCGGGGCCTGCGGACGCGAGCGTTGTACCTGGTTCCGGATTTCTCCAACCCGACCGGTGTCAGCCTGGATCTGACCACCCGGAGGCGGTTGCTCGACATCGCCGCGGAGCATGAACTGTTGTTGATCGAGGACGATGCCTACGGCCTGTTCCACGCCGCTCCCGGTGAGAGGACGCCCACGCTCAAGGCGCTCGACACCGAGCGGGTCGTGCTCCACATCGGATCGTTCGCCAAGACGGGACTGCCCGGTGCGCGTGTGGGTTTCGTCGTCGCCGACCAGCCAGTGACACGGCAGGGCGCCGTGGTGGGGCCGCTCGCCGATCAACTGTCGTTGATCAAGAGCAATGTCACGCTCAACACCTCACCGGTCGCGCAGGCGATTGTCGGAGGGAAGCTGTTGCGCAACGGGCACAGCATGCTCGCCGCCAACAAACGCGAGATCGAGATCTATCGCCGCAACCTCCAGCAAGTGCTCTCCGGACTCGCCAGGCGCTTCCCCGCGGGCGGACCGGTCAGTTGGAACACGCCGGGCGGCGGGTTCTTCATCGTGGTGACGGTGCCCTTTCCGGTGGATGACAAGTCCTTGGAACGCTCGGCACGCGAACACGGCGTGATCTGGACGCCGATGCACCACTTCTACGCGAACCTGGACCACTCCCAACAGCTCCGGCTGTCCTTCAGCCTGCTCACTCCGGAATTGATCGACGAGGGATTGGAGCGGCTGGCCGGGTTCATCGCCGCGGAGTCCAAGCTGCCATGA
- a CDS encoding VWA domain-containing protein: MKPTEEERLERWRLVLGAPAQDALGTHLAEAGQRMDRALEALYGSKDPENSHRKAGLGASAPRVSRWLGDIREYFPASVVRVMQGDAMTRLGLDQMLLEPEMLDAVEPDVELVSTLLSLRKVIPQKTKETARRVVRKVVDALEQRLRAPTEQAVRGALSRASRTRRPRAAEIDWDRTLRANLGNYLPERKSVVVDKLVGYGRKRSSLRDVVLCIDQSGSMAPSVVYSSIFGAVLASMRAVSTRMVVFDTAVVDLSEQLSDPVDLLFGTQLGGGTDIDQALAYCQQLISRPAQTILVLITDLYEGGNSQRMLQRAASLVQSGVTVICLLALSDQGTPSHDTHHAAQFASMGIPTFACTPDLFPELMAAAIQRQDLKAWAARQDIQVARPG; encoded by the coding sequence ATGAAACCCACTGAGGAAGAGCGGCTGGAGCGCTGGCGGCTCGTGCTGGGCGCGCCCGCCCAGGACGCGTTGGGCACTCACCTGGCGGAAGCCGGGCAGCGCATGGATCGGGCACTCGAGGCGCTCTACGGATCCAAGGACCCCGAGAACTCCCACCGCAAGGCGGGCCTGGGTGCCTCCGCGCCCCGGGTCTCCCGCTGGCTCGGCGACATCCGCGAGTACTTCCCCGCCTCCGTCGTGCGCGTCATGCAGGGGGACGCGATGACCCGGCTGGGGCTCGATCAGATGCTGCTCGAGCCGGAAATGCTCGATGCGGTGGAGCCGGACGTGGAGCTGGTGTCCACGCTGCTGTCCCTGCGCAAGGTCATCCCCCAGAAGACGAAGGAAACGGCGCGCCGGGTGGTGCGCAAGGTCGTGGACGCGCTGGAGCAGCGGCTGCGTGCCCCCACCGAGCAGGCCGTGCGCGGGGCGCTGTCCCGGGCATCGCGGACGCGCCGGCCCAGGGCCGCGGAGATCGACTGGGATCGGACGCTGCGCGCCAACCTGGGCAACTATCTGCCCGAGCGCAAGTCCGTGGTGGTGGACAAGCTGGTGGGGTATGGGCGCAAGCGCTCGAGTCTGCGGGACGTGGTGCTCTGCATCGATCAGAGCGGTTCCATGGCGCCCTCGGTCGTCTATTCGAGCATCTTCGGCGCGGTGCTCGCCTCCATGCGGGCGGTGTCCACGCGCATGGTCGTCTTCGACACGGCCGTGGTGGACCTGAGCGAGCAATTGTCGGATCCGGTGGATCTGCTCTTCGGCACCCAGCTGGGAGGCGGCACGGACATCGATCAGGCGCTCGCCTACTGCCAGCAGCTCATCTCCCGGCCGGCGCAGACCATCCTCGTGCTCATCACGGACCTGTACGAGGGAGGCAATTCCCAGCGGATGCTCCAGCGTGCCGCGTCGCTCGTACAGAGTGGCGTGACGGTCATCTGCCTGCTGGCGCTCAGCGACCAGGGAACGCCCTCGCACGACACGCACCACGCCGCGCAGTTCGCGTCGATGGGCATCCCCACCTTCGCCTGCACCCCGGACCTGTTCCCGGAACTCATGGCCGCGGCCATTCAACGCCAGGACTTGAAGGCCTGGGCGGCCCGCCAGGACATCCAGGTCGCCCGTCCGGGCTGA
- a CDS encoding prephenate dehydratase domain-containing protein, translating into MTNLGWVSLLDTHTADVVVGTLGPPGTSSEQAAQLLRSRLGRESRTELFQTYEQAHEALRSGALTHVVVANAYKEIHRFYMDDSLVLSDVFVMDTPLYGIAKRQDREGLSAMPTIASHPSPKPLVAQLLPSGYRVGEIVSMDSTSSAAKAVAEGAFELALTTEPAAALYGLEFISRKRPIRMVWSVFMRS; encoded by the coding sequence ATGACGAATCTGGGTTGGGTGAGCCTGTTGGACACGCACACGGCCGACGTGGTGGTAGGGACACTGGGGCCCCCCGGCACCAGCAGCGAACAAGCGGCCCAGCTGCTCCGCTCCAGGCTGGGGCGGGAGTCCCGCACCGAGCTGTTCCAGACGTATGAGCAGGCGCATGAAGCGCTGCGCTCGGGCGCGTTGACCCACGTGGTCGTCGCCAATGCCTACAAGGAAATCCACCGCTTCTACATGGATGACTCGCTCGTGCTGTCGGACGTGTTCGTGATGGACACCCCCCTCTACGGCATCGCGAAGAGGCAAGACCGGGAGGGGCTGTCCGCCATGCCGACCATCGCGAGTCATCCCTCACCCAAGCCGCTGGTGGCCCAGCTCCTCCCCAGCGGATACCGGGTCGGAGAGATCGTCAGCATGGATTCGACCAGCAGCGCCGCGAAGGCCGTCGCCGAGGGCGCCTTCGAGCTGGCCTTGACCACGGAGCCCGCGGCGGCGCTCTATGGCCTGGAGTTCATCTCCCGAAAACGCCCGATCCGAATGGTGTGGTCGGTCTTCATGCGCTCCTGA
- a CDS encoding glycosyltransferase family 2 protein, which produces MNGPENSGILLSAAVMTKNSLRTLKDCLDSLDFCDEIVVVDDHSTDGTWEYLQSRGGKVRAFQRKLDTFASHRRAMCSRARGQWVLIVDADENALPGLGEEIRELLSQNPRHDAYHVPQKNTLPDHWPRPVHFWTSQKRLLRLGKVRWADSEWIHVPAIHEGKAGRLKHGLRHRSYDSVSHLLRKQISYAQSGARHFHSLGRRASLMKACTHSTGAFIKFYLLKGLFRFGMGGLTVATALSFHAFAKYAFLWELGSGVAESERELVPGDTRA; this is translated from the coding sequence ATGAACGGTCCCGAGAACTCCGGCATCCTTCTCAGCGCGGCGGTGATGACGAAGAACAGCCTGCGCACCTTGAAGGACTGCCTCGACTCCCTGGACTTCTGCGACGAGATCGTCGTCGTCGATGACCACTCCACCGACGGCACGTGGGAGTACCTCCAGTCCCGAGGCGGCAAGGTCCGGGCCTTCCAACGCAAGCTCGACACCTTCGCCTCGCACCGGCGGGCCATGTGCTCGCGGGCACGCGGGCAATGGGTGCTCATCGTGGACGCCGATGAGAATGCCCTGCCTGGACTCGGCGAGGAGATCCGTGAACTGCTGAGCCAGAACCCTCGTCACGATGCCTATCACGTGCCGCAGAAGAACACCCTGCCCGACCACTGGCCGCGGCCCGTGCACTTCTGGACCTCGCAGAAGCGGTTGCTTCGATTGGGCAAGGTGCGCTGGGCGGACTCGGAATGGATCCACGTGCCCGCCATCCATGAGGGCAAGGCGGGCCGGCTCAAGCACGGACTGAGGCACCGCTCGTACGACTCCGTCTCCCACCTGCTGCGCAAGCAGATCAGCTATGCCCAGAGCGGTGCGAGGCACTTTCACTCGCTTGGGCGCCGCGCCTCGCTGATGAAGGCGTGCACCCACTCCACCGGCGCGTTCATCAAATTCTACCTGCTCAAGGGCCTGTTCCGTTTTGGGATGGGGGGACTCACGGTCGCCACGGCGCTCTCGTTCCACGCCTTCGCCAAGTATGCCTTCCTCTGGGAATTGGGCTCGGGCGTGGCCGAGAGTGAGCGTGAACTGGTCCCGGGGGACACCCGCGCCTGA
- a CDS encoding Dabb family protein yields MIRHIVLFKFKPGITWRDPHALAAEQSSHQVGERVPDLLHWHAGRNISPRDIAHDFVVMGLLRDQESLQRYLEHPFHQESAARWREISTWVIADIEE; encoded by the coding sequence ATGATCAGACACATCGTGTTGTTCAAGTTCAAGCCGGGAATCACCTGGAGGGATCCCCATGCGCTCGCCGCGGAGCAGTCGTCGCACCAGGTCGGGGAACGGGTGCCAGACCTGCTGCACTGGCATGCGGGTCGCAACATCAGCCCGCGGGATATCGCGCATGACTTCGTGGTGATGGGCCTGCTCCGTGACCAGGAGTCCTTGCAGCGCTATCTGGAGCATCCCTTCCACCAGGAGTCGGCCGCGCGGTGGCGCGAGATCAGCACCTGGGTCATCGCGGACATCGAGGAGTGA